The Pseudonocardia broussonetiae DNA segment TGAGCCCCAGGTCGGACTCGCGGATGGCCTTCTCCAGCGCCTTGAGCGAGCTCGCGTCGTACGGCTTGATGATCACCATGCGGGCCTCGGGGATGCTGATGGAGGCCAGCTGGTTGATGGGGGTCATGGCGCCGTAGTACTCGACCATGACCCGGGAGAACATGTTGGGCGTCGCGCGGCCGGTGCGCACCGAGGCGAGGTCGTCCTTGGCGACGGAGACGGCCTTCTCCATCTTCTCCTCGGCGTCGAAGAGCGTCTCGTCGATCACGACGTACCTACCTTTCCCCTGGCGTACTGACCAGCGTGCCGATCCTCTCACCCCGCACCGCGCGGGCGATGTTGCCCTCGACGAGCAGGTTGAACACGATGATCGGCATCCTGTTGTCCATGCAGAGGCTGAACGCGGTGGCGTCGGCGACCTTGAGACCCTGCTCCAGGACCTCGCGGTGCGTGATCTCCTCGTACAGCTTCGCGCCCGGGTCGGTCTTGGGGTCGGCGGTGAACACACCGTCGACGCCCTTGGCCAGCAGGAGCGCCTCCGCGCCGATCTCGAGTGCCCGTTGGGCACCCGCGGTGTCGGTGGAGAAGTAGGGCATACCCACTCCTGCGCCGAAGATGACGACCCGGCCCTTCTCGAGGTGCCGGATCGCGCGGCGCGGGATGTAGGCCTCCGCCACCTGGCCCATCGTGATGGCCGTCTGCACTCGGGTGTCGATGTGGTGCTCGCGCTCCAGGAAGTCCTGCAGCGCGAGGCAGTTCATGACGGTGCCGAGCATGCCCATGTAGTCGGCCCGGGAGCGCTCCATGCCCCGGTCCTGCAGCTCGGCGCCGCGGAAGAAGTTGCCGCCGCCGATGACGACCGCCACCTGCGCGCCGGAGGAGACGACCTCAGCGATCTGGCGGGCGACGGTCTCGACGACCTCCGGGTCGACACCGACGGCACCACCGCCGAACATCTCCCCGCCGAGCTTGAGCAGCACGCGGCGGAATCCGGGGCGGGGGTCGGTGTCGACTCCGGGTTCGGTCATCAGGCCTGGCCGACCTCGAAGCGCGCGAACGTCTTCACGGTGACGCCGGCCTCGTCGAGCAGGGCCTTCACGGTCTTCTTGGGCTCCTGCACGGACGGCTGCTCGAGGAGCACGACGTCCTTGTAGTAGCCGTTGATGCGGCCGTCGACGATGCGGGCGAGCACCTGCTCGGGCTTGCCCTCCTCGCGGGCGGTGGCCTCGGCGATGCGACGCTCGTTCTCGATCACGTCGGCCGGGACCTCGTCGCGGGTAGTGTAGCTCGGGCGGGCCGCGGCGATGTGCATCGCGACGCCCTTGACCGCGTCCTCGTCGCCACCGTCGTAGGAGACCAGCGCGCCGATGGCCGGCGGCAGGTCCGACGCGCGGCGGTGCAGGTACAGCGCGACCGGGCCGTCGACGTGGATGTAGCGCTTGAGCTCGAGCTTCTCGCCGATGCGCGCCGACAGCGCGAGCACGGCGTCCTCGACGGTGCCGTCGTCGAGCTTCGTGGCCTTGAGCGCCTCGAGGTCGGCGGGCTTCTCGGCCACCGCGACCGCGAGGACGGAGTCGGCGAGCTTCTGGAAGTCGTCGCTCTTGGCGACGAAGTCGGTCTCGCAGTTCAGCTGGACCATCGTGCCGCCCTCGGCGACGACGAGCCCGTTGGCCGTCTCGCGCCCGGCGCGCTTGTCGATGTCCTTCGCGCCCTTGATGCGGAGCAGCTCGACGGACTTGTCGAAGTCGCCGTCGGAGTCCTCCAGCGCGCGCTTGCAGTCCATCATCCCGGACCCGGTGAGGTCGCGGAGCTTCTTCACGTCGGCGGCGGTGTAGTTCGCCATGGTGGTGTCTCTTCGTCCTTCAGTCGGTGGGACCGGCACCGCCCCGGGCCTGTGGGGCCCGGGGCGGTGAGGAGGTCAGCTGGCGGTCTGGGTGCCGTTGCTGGTGGTGGCCGGAGCGGGCTCGGCGGCCGGGTTCGGCGCCTCGGCGGGCGCCGCGGAGGCCGTCAGGCTCGCGCCGTCGGAGCCGGCGCCGCTGGTGAGCAGCTCCTGCTCCCACTCGGCCAGCGGCTCCTCGGCCGCGGCCTTCTCCTCGCCGCCGTCGCCACCGCGGGCGCGCTGCGAGCGCTGCATGAGGCCGTCGGCCGCCGCCTGCGCCACGACCTTCGTCAGCAGCGCCGCGGAGCGGATCGCGTCGTCGTTGCCCGGGATCGGGAAGTCGACCTCGTCCGGGTCGCAGTTCGTGTCCAGGATGGAGACGACCGGGATGCCCAGCTTGCGAGCCTCGCCGACGGCGATGTGCTCCTTCTTGGTGTCCACGATCCAGACCGCGCTCGGGACCTTGGTCATGTCCCGGATGCCGCCCAGGGTCTTCTCGAGCTTGGTCTTCTCGCGGGTGAGCATGAGGATCTCCTTCTTGGTGCGACCCTCGAAGCCCCCCGTCTGCTCCATCGTCTCGAGCTCCTTCATCCGCTGAAGGCGCTTGTGGACGGTCTGGAAGTTGGTGAGCATGCCACCCAGCCAGCGCTGGTTGACGTACGGCATGTTGACGCGGCCCGCCTCGTCGGCGATGGCCTCCTGCGCCTGCTTCTTCGTGCCGACGAACATGATCGTGCCGCCGTGCGCGACGGTCTCGCGCACGAACTCGTAGGCCCGGTCGATGTAGGACAGCGTCTGCTGCAGGTCGATGATGTAGATGCCGTTGCGCTCGGTGAGGATGTAGCGCTTCATCTTCGGGTTCCAGCGACGGGTCTGGTGCCCGAAGTGCACGCCGCTGTCGAGCAGCTGCTTCATGGTGACGACGGCCATGGCCTGCGTTCACCTCTCGGTCAGGCGCGGCCGCTCGGCGACCACGCACGCGGTTGTGCGGAGCGCCGGTTCGGCGGTACCGCCCTGGCGTCGCGTCGGCGTCCGGACCCGCCGGTGTGACCACCTGCGGGACCGCCCGGCCGCCGATCCCCCGAGGGGATGCGCGAACGCGCGAAGTCACCCCGGAGAACCGGGGTGCAGGTCGAGTGTACGCCGGGGCCCGCACCCCCCTCACGCGGAGGCCCGGGGTTGTCCACATGCCCCCTCGCCCGTCCCCAGCCTGCGGGTTCGTCCCGCCGGGGAGGGGTGCGCGGGGCAGGCTCGGGGGGTGGAGCGACGGGGGCGGCGGGGTCAGCGGGACGCCATGGTCATCCCGTGGTCTGCGCACAGCCCTGGTGTGCCGTTCGCGGTGCGGTGGTGGGGCGGCAGGGTGGTGGTCGCCGTCCTGGTCGCGGGTGCCCTCGTCGTGCCCGCCGTCGTTCCTGCGGCCGACGTGGTCGTCCCTCGCGCCACCGCCACCGCCGCCGCGGCCACGGCCGGAGCCGCGCCCACCCCTCCGCCGCCTCCGGCACCGGCCCCGACCACGGGGTCTTCTGCCACCGGGCCACCTCCTCCTCCCCCGCTCGCGGCGCCACCACCTCCTCCTCCGCCGCTTGCCGCCCCACCACCTCCTCCTCCCCCGCTCGCCGGGGTGCCGGCGCCGGGTGCGCGGTACGCATGGCCGCTGCTGCCCGTGCCGCAGGTGCGCAGGCCGTTCCGGGCGCCCGAGCACGCCTACGGCCCGGGGCACCGGGGCGTCGACCTCGCCGGCGTCCCGGGGCAGGCCGTGCTCGCCGCGCGGGGCGGGACGGTGGTGTTCGCGGGGCCGGTGGGCGGGCGGTCGCTCGTGTCCGTGCAGCACGACGACGGCCTGCGCACCACCTACGAGCCGGTGGCGCCGGCCGTCACCGCGGGCACCGTCGTCGCGGCCGGCGCCGTGCTCGGGGTCCTCGAGCCGGGCCACCCGGGCTGCCCCGACTGCCTGCACTGGGGCGTGCGCCGCGACCGCACCGAGTACCTCGACCCGCTCGTGCTCCTGCGCCCGCCGCGGGTCCGGCTGCTGCCGGTGCCCGTGCCGTGGCCGGGATGAGCGGGGTCAGCCCGCGGCGAGCTCCTCGAGCCGGCCCCGCAGCCGTCCGACCAGCCGCGTGTGCAGCTGGCACACCCGCGACTCGGTGACGCCCAGGTGCCGCCCGATCTCGGCCAGCGTCCGGTTCTCCAGGTAGTACATCTGCACGACCAGCCGGTCGCGCTCCCCGAGCTGCGCCACCGCGATCGACAGCTGCCGCGAGGTCTCGCGCGCCTGGATGACGGCCATCGGGTCCGGCGCGTCGTCGTCGGCGAGGAGCTCCGACAGCCCGCCCGCGCCGTCGTCGAGGGCGTCGATGCTCACCAGCGCCACGTGCTTGCCGACGCTGCGCAGGTCGCGCGGCGCGACACCCAGCTCGGCGGCGAGCTCGTGGTCGGACGCCGCGCGCCGCAGCCGCGACTCCAGCCGCTCCTGCGCGCGTTCCAGCTCCCGGGCCCGCCCGCGGATCGTGCGCGGCACCCAGTCCTGGGCGCGCAGCTCGTCGAGGATGGCGCCGCGGATGCGCTGGGCCGCGTAGCTCTCGAAGCGGGGGCAGCGCTGCGGGTCGAAGCGCTCGACGGCGTCGATCAGGCCGAAGACCCCGGACTGGACCAGGTCGCCGATGTCGACGTAGGTCGGCAGCCCGGCCGCCGTGCGGTGCGCGACCGCGCGGACGAGCGGCGTGTAGTGGACGAGCAGTCGATCACGCACCGGGCGTGTCGGCTCGGTCAGGTAGGCGTCCCAGAGCTGCTCGACGGGCGTCCGGTCGGCGACCGGAACGGGCCCGACCGGCGCCACGGGAGCCGGTGCCGGCTCGAGCGGGCCCTGCTCGCGACGGTTCAGTGCGGTGACGATGGCCCCGGCGAACGCCTTGAGCTGCACCGATCCGTCCAGGACCGCGCTATGCCCTGGGGTGTGCCTGCTCATGTACCACCTTCAGCCGTTCGACGGTCACGTGTGTGTAGAGCTGAGTGGTTGCTAGCTTAGCGTGACCGAGCAACTCCTGTACGTAACGAAGGTCCGCGCCGCCCTGCAACATGTGGGTGGCGGCGGCGTGCCGGAGACCGTGCGGCCCGGTGTCCGGGGCGCCCGGCACGGCGGCCACCGCGGCGTGCACGACCTCCCGCACGATCCGCGGGTCCATCCGCCCGCCGCGCGCCCCGAGGAGCAGTGCGGGCGGGGAGGAGCTGCGGGCCAGCGCCGGCCGCCCGTCGTCGAGCCAGCGGCGCAGGGCCCGGGCGGCGGGGACACCGTAGACGACCGTCCGCTCGCGGTCGCCCTTGCCGAGCACCCGCAGCGCGCGGCGCTCCTGGTCGACGTCGTCGACGTCCAGTCCGCACAGCTCCCCCACCCGCACGCCGGTGGCGTAGAGCAGCTCGACGACGGCCAGGTCCCGCAGGGCCACCGGCTCCCCCTCCGCGGCCCCCGACACCGCCGCGGCGAACAGCGACTCCGTCTCCGCGGTGTCGAGCACGTCGGGCAGCGGCGACCGCGGCCGCGGCGACACCAGCAGCGCCCCCGGGTCGCTCCCGAGTCGTCCCGTGCGGTGCGCCCAGGCGGTGAAGGTGCGGGCCGCCGCGGCCCGGCGCGCCAGCGTCGAGCGCCCCAGCCCGGCCGCGTGCCCCTCGGCCAGCCAGCGCCGCAGCAGGGGCAGGTCGAGCCCGGCCAGGGTGTCGAGGCGGGACAGCAGCCCGTCGAGGTCGCCCCGGTAGGCCCGGACGGTGTGCGCCGACCGCCCCTTCTCCAGCGCCAGGTGCCGCACGAACCCCTCCAGCGCCTCCCCCACCTCGGGGGCGACCGGCCGGGTGGGGCCGTCCGGCCCGGCGGGGTCGGGGGCGCCTCGCTCGGGGCCGGCGGGACGGGTCGAGGGCACCTGCCGACGGTCCGGCCCCGACCGCCCCGGGTCAAGCACCCCACCCGCGTGTCCCGCCACCACCCGCCCGCACCTCCTCGGGCCGCAGCTGCCAGCGGCCGGCGTGGTGGTCGACCAGGCCCCGCCGCTCCAGGTCGACCAGGGCCA contains these protein-coding regions:
- the pyrH gene encoding UMP kinase, translated to MTEPGVDTDPRPGFRRVLLKLGGEMFGGGAVGVDPEVVETVARQIAEVVSSGAQVAVVIGGGNFFRGAELQDRGMERSRADYMGMLGTVMNCLALQDFLEREHHIDTRVQTAITMGQVAEAYIPRRAIRHLEKGRVVIFGAGVGMPYFSTDTAGAQRALEIGAEALLLAKGVDGVFTADPKTDPGAKLYEEITHREVLEQGLKVADATAFSLCMDNRMPIIVFNLLVEGNIARAVRGERIGTLVSTPGER
- the tsf gene encoding translation elongation factor Ts, with product MANYTAADVKKLRDLTGSGMMDCKRALEDSDGDFDKSVELLRIKGAKDIDKRAGRETANGLVVAEGGTMVQLNCETDFVAKSDDFQKLADSVLAVAVAEKPADLEALKATKLDDGTVEDAVLALSARIGEKLELKRYIHVDGPVALYLHRRASDLPPAIGALVSYDGGDEDAVKGVAMHIAAARPSYTTRDEVPADVIENERRIAEATAREEGKPEQVLARIVDGRINGYYKDVVLLEQPSVQEPKKTVKALLDEAGVTVKTFARFEVGQA
- the rpsB gene encoding 30S ribosomal protein S2, translating into MAVVTMKQLLDSGVHFGHQTRRWNPKMKRYILTERNGIYIIDLQQTLSYIDRAYEFVRETVAHGGTIMFVGTKKQAQEAIADEAGRVNMPYVNQRWLGGMLTNFQTVHKRLQRMKELETMEQTGGFEGRTKKEILMLTREKTKLEKTLGGIRDMTKVPSAVWIVDTKKEHIAVGEARKLGIPVVSILDTNCDPDEVDFPIPGNDDAIRSAALLTKVVAQAAADGLMQRSQRARGGDGGEEKAAAEEPLAEWEQELLTSGAGSDGASLTASAAPAEAPNPAAEPAPATTSNGTQTAS
- a CDS encoding murein hydrolase activator EnvC family protein, with translation MPAPGARYAWPLLPVPQVRRPFRAPEHAYGPGHRGVDLAGVPGQAVLAARGGTVVFAGPVGGRSLVSVQHDDGLRTTYEPVAPAVTAGTVVAAGAVLGVLEPGHPGCPDCLHWGVRRDRTEYLDPLVLLRPPRVRLLPVPVPWPG
- a CDS encoding FliA/WhiG family RNA polymerase sigma factor; this encodes MQLKAFAGAIVTALNRREQGPLEPAPAPVAPVGPVPVADRTPVEQLWDAYLTEPTRPVRDRLLVHYTPLVRAVAHRTAAGLPTYVDIGDLVQSGVFGLIDAVERFDPQRCPRFESYAAQRIRGAILDELRAQDWVPRTIRGRARELERAQERLESRLRRAASDHELAAELGVAPRDLRSVGKHVALVSIDALDDGAGGLSELLADDDAPDPMAVIQARETSRQLSIAVAQLGERDRLVVQMYYLENRTLAEIGRHLGVTESRVCQLHTRLVGRLRGRLEELAAG
- a CDS encoding tyrosine-type recombinase/integrase, whose protein sequence is MGEALEGFVRHLALEKGRSAHTVRAYRGDLDGLLSRLDTLAGLDLPLLRRWLAEGHAAGLGRSTLARRAAAARTFTAWAHRTGRLGSDPGALLVSPRPRSPLPDVLDTAETESLFAAAVSGAAEGEPVALRDLAVVELLYATGVRVGELCGLDVDDVDQERRALRVLGKGDRERTVVYGVPAARALRRWLDDGRPALARSSSPPALLLGARGGRMDPRIVREVVHAAVAAVPGAPDTGPHGLRHAAATHMLQGGADLRYVQELLGHAKLATTQLYTHVTVERLKVVHEQAHPRA